The Pagrus major chromosome 10, Pma_NU_1.0 genome contains a region encoding:
- the tox4b gene encoding TOX high mobility group box family member 4b isoform X2, with protein MDLNFYSDLTDGTGQHDGDPEFLDPQSFNGFDSDNKFPGGSDNYLTISGSGHPFLSSSETFHTPSLGDEEFEIPPISLDPDSALTVSDVVSHFGELSDSGPSDSVVVPGNAVVEGDDPSFASTFVNAPSQGLEHLSLGVINQSGGSALLGSSLGMDLGHPIGSQFSSSSPVTIDVPLGDMSQGLLGSNQLTTIDQSELSAQLGLGLGGGNILQRSQSPEHPLSATASPTSSLQDDDMDDFRRSVLVESPVSLAVSPGVISLDPSLSESPLSTPASSVSPAVGRKGGAGGGKKGKKKKDPNEPQKPVSAYALFFRDTQAAIKGQNPNATFGEVSKIVASMWDSLGEEQKQVYKRKNEAAKRDYLKALEEYKAGHISQAPIEVMDTAPSPPPPAPAPAITATPASTLAARSTRSQHYNPEENTITNICTSNIILDLPQVTTRSRTGAIKPQPPPATTPPNPPTVTKIIIKQTPLPSGGVSVTATAASSPRQPPPLQQMQSTPPPPRLQQMVHAQAPPPLQAKPRGAATAPPPLQIKVVPSARQADSSAPIIVTSSGDTKSMSSSSLTVEVGQSGDVVTGGEEVAEEGMEVEVNVASVPSVSPAASRSICVRAGCTNPAVDSKDWDKEYCSNECVATHCRDVFMAWCAIRGQNSTTVT; from the exons ATGGACCTGAATTTTTATTCGGATTTAACGGACGGTACCGGGCAGCACGACGGGGACCCAGAGTTCCTGGACCCGCAGTCTTTCAATGGATTTGACTCTGACAACAAG TTCCCTGGAGGAAGTGACAACTACCTGACAATCTCTGGGTCCGGCcatcccttcctctcctcttcagag ACGTTCCACACTCCCAGCCTCGGCGATGAGGAGTTCGAGATACCTCCCATCTCTTTGGATCCGGACTCTGCCCTCACCGTGTCCGATGTGGTGTCGCATTTCGGGGAGCTGTCGGACTCCGGACCTTCGGACAGCGTGGTGGTGCCCGGGAACGCCGTGGTGGAAGGGGACGACCCCTCCTTCGCCTCCACTTTCGTCAACGCCCCCTCGCAGGGGCTGGAGCACCTGAGCCTGGGAGTCATCAACCAGTCGGGAGGAAGTGCTTTGTTGGGGTCGTCTCTGGGGATG GATCTCGGTCATCCCATCGGCTCTCAGTTCAGCAGCTCGTCCCCGGTGACCATCGACGTCCCGCTGGGCGACATGAGCCAGGGGCTGCTGGGGTCCAACCAGTTGACCACCATCGACCAGTCGGAGCTCAGCGCTCAACTGGGGCTCGGCTTAGGAGGCGGGAACATACTGCAGCGCTCCCAGTCGCCTGAACACCCTCTGTCGGCCACGGCGTCGCCCACCAGCTCGCTCCAGGATGATGACATGGATGACTTCAGAAGG AGCGTCCTGGTGGAGTCTCCGGTCTCCCTGGCGGTCTCTCCCGGCGTCATCTCCCTCGACCCCTCGCTGTCGGAGTCCCCGCTCTCCACCCCGGCCTCCAGCGTCTCTCCAGCCGTCGGACGGAAAGGAGGAGCgggaggagggaagaaggggaagaagaagaaagacccCAACGAGCCGCAGAAACCCGTGTCGGCCTACGCGTTGTTCTTCAGGGACACGCAGGCGGCGATCAAGGGACAAAATCCCAACGCTACATTCGGAGAGGTGTCGAAGATAGTGGCGTCCATGTGGGACAGCCTGGGggaggagcagaaacag gttTACAAGAGGAAAAACGAAGCGGCAAAGAGGGATTATTTGAAAGCGTTGGAGGAGTACAAAGCTGGACATATTTCTCAG GCCCCGATTGAAGTCATGGACACCGCCCCGTCGCCCCCACCTCCAGCCCCGGCTCCCGCTATCACAGCCACACCTGCCTCCACCCTCGCCGCTCGCTCCACCAGGTCACAGCACTACAACCCCGAGGAGAACACCATCACCAACATCTGCACCTCCAACATCATCCTGGACCTGCCTCAGGTCACCACACGCTCCCGCACCGGCGCCATCAAACCCCAGCCTCCACCCGCGACCACCCCTCCGAACCCCCCCACCGTCACCAAGATCATCATCAAGCAGACGCCGCTGCCCTCCGGCGGTGTGTCCGTCACGGCAACAGCCGCCTCGTCTCCACGCCAGCCGCCGCCGCTGCAGCAGATGCAGAGCACCCCTCCTCCGCCACGGCTGCAGCAGATGGTGCACGCCCAGGCCCCGCCGCCTCTGCAGGCCAAGCCGCGAGGTGCCGCCACCGCTCCGCCTCCGCTGCAGATCAAGGTCGTCCCGTCGGCACGGCAGGCGGATTCAAGCGCGCCGATCATTGTGACGTCAAGCGGCGACACCAAGTCGATGTCGTCCTCCAGTCTGACGGTGGAGGTGGGACAGTCGGGTGACGTGGTGACGGGCGGAGAGGAAGTGGCGGAGGAAGGG ATGGAGGTTGAGGTGAACGTGGCCTCTGTCCCGAGTGTGTCTCCCGCCGCCAGCCGGAGCATTTGCGTACGCGCCGGCTGCACCAACCCGGCCGTGGACAGCAAAGACTGGGACAAGGAGTACTGCAGTAACGAGTGTGTCGCCACACACTGCAG AGACGTGTTCATGGCCTGGTGCGCCATCCGAGGGCAGAACTCCACCACAGTCACATAG
- the tox4b gene encoding TOX high mobility group box family member 4b isoform X1, which produces MDLNFYSDLTDGTGQHDGDPEFLDPQSFNGFDSDNKFPGGSDNYLTISGSGHPFLSSSECSTKPIDLFNLAGSAGGTFHTPSLGDEEFEIPPISLDPDSALTVSDVVSHFGELSDSGPSDSVVVPGNAVVEGDDPSFASTFVNAPSQGLEHLSLGVINQSGGSALLGSSLGMDLGHPIGSQFSSSSPVTIDVPLGDMSQGLLGSNQLTTIDQSELSAQLGLGLGGGNILQRSQSPEHPLSATASPTSSLQDDDMDDFRRSVLVESPVSLAVSPGVISLDPSLSESPLSTPASSVSPAVGRKGGAGGGKKGKKKKDPNEPQKPVSAYALFFRDTQAAIKGQNPNATFGEVSKIVASMWDSLGEEQKQVYKRKNEAAKRDYLKALEEYKAGHISQAPIEVMDTAPSPPPPAPAPAITATPASTLAARSTRSQHYNPEENTITNICTSNIILDLPQVTTRSRTGAIKPQPPPATTPPNPPTVTKIIIKQTPLPSGGVSVTATAASSPRQPPPLQQMQSTPPPPRLQQMVHAQAPPPLQAKPRGAATAPPPLQIKVVPSARQADSSAPIIVTSSGDTKSMSSSSLTVEVGQSGDVVTGGEEVAEEGMEVEVNVASVPSVSPAASRSICVRAGCTNPAVDSKDWDKEYCSNECVATHCRDVFMAWCAIRGQNSTTVT; this is translated from the exons ATGGACCTGAATTTTTATTCGGATTTAACGGACGGTACCGGGCAGCACGACGGGGACCCAGAGTTCCTGGACCCGCAGTCTTTCAATGGATTTGACTCTGACAACAAG TTCCCTGGAGGAAGTGACAACTACCTGACAATCTCTGGGTCCGGCcatcccttcctctcctcttcagag TGTTCCACTAAACCCATTGACCTCTTCAACCTCGCTGGATCTGCTGGTGga ACGTTCCACACTCCCAGCCTCGGCGATGAGGAGTTCGAGATACCTCCCATCTCTTTGGATCCGGACTCTGCCCTCACCGTGTCCGATGTGGTGTCGCATTTCGGGGAGCTGTCGGACTCCGGACCTTCGGACAGCGTGGTGGTGCCCGGGAACGCCGTGGTGGAAGGGGACGACCCCTCCTTCGCCTCCACTTTCGTCAACGCCCCCTCGCAGGGGCTGGAGCACCTGAGCCTGGGAGTCATCAACCAGTCGGGAGGAAGTGCTTTGTTGGGGTCGTCTCTGGGGATG GATCTCGGTCATCCCATCGGCTCTCAGTTCAGCAGCTCGTCCCCGGTGACCATCGACGTCCCGCTGGGCGACATGAGCCAGGGGCTGCTGGGGTCCAACCAGTTGACCACCATCGACCAGTCGGAGCTCAGCGCTCAACTGGGGCTCGGCTTAGGAGGCGGGAACATACTGCAGCGCTCCCAGTCGCCTGAACACCCTCTGTCGGCCACGGCGTCGCCCACCAGCTCGCTCCAGGATGATGACATGGATGACTTCAGAAGG AGCGTCCTGGTGGAGTCTCCGGTCTCCCTGGCGGTCTCTCCCGGCGTCATCTCCCTCGACCCCTCGCTGTCGGAGTCCCCGCTCTCCACCCCGGCCTCCAGCGTCTCTCCAGCCGTCGGACGGAAAGGAGGAGCgggaggagggaagaaggggaagaagaagaaagacccCAACGAGCCGCAGAAACCCGTGTCGGCCTACGCGTTGTTCTTCAGGGACACGCAGGCGGCGATCAAGGGACAAAATCCCAACGCTACATTCGGAGAGGTGTCGAAGATAGTGGCGTCCATGTGGGACAGCCTGGGggaggagcagaaacag gttTACAAGAGGAAAAACGAAGCGGCAAAGAGGGATTATTTGAAAGCGTTGGAGGAGTACAAAGCTGGACATATTTCTCAG GCCCCGATTGAAGTCATGGACACCGCCCCGTCGCCCCCACCTCCAGCCCCGGCTCCCGCTATCACAGCCACACCTGCCTCCACCCTCGCCGCTCGCTCCACCAGGTCACAGCACTACAACCCCGAGGAGAACACCATCACCAACATCTGCACCTCCAACATCATCCTGGACCTGCCTCAGGTCACCACACGCTCCCGCACCGGCGCCATCAAACCCCAGCCTCCACCCGCGACCACCCCTCCGAACCCCCCCACCGTCACCAAGATCATCATCAAGCAGACGCCGCTGCCCTCCGGCGGTGTGTCCGTCACGGCAACAGCCGCCTCGTCTCCACGCCAGCCGCCGCCGCTGCAGCAGATGCAGAGCACCCCTCCTCCGCCACGGCTGCAGCAGATGGTGCACGCCCAGGCCCCGCCGCCTCTGCAGGCCAAGCCGCGAGGTGCCGCCACCGCTCCGCCTCCGCTGCAGATCAAGGTCGTCCCGTCGGCACGGCAGGCGGATTCAAGCGCGCCGATCATTGTGACGTCAAGCGGCGACACCAAGTCGATGTCGTCCTCCAGTCTGACGGTGGAGGTGGGACAGTCGGGTGACGTGGTGACGGGCGGAGAGGAAGTGGCGGAGGAAGGG ATGGAGGTTGAGGTGAACGTGGCCTCTGTCCCGAGTGTGTCTCCCGCCGCCAGCCGGAGCATTTGCGTACGCGCCGGCTGCACCAACCCGGCCGTGGACAGCAAAGACTGGGACAAGGAGTACTGCAGTAACGAGTGTGTCGCCACACACTGCAG AGACGTGTTCATGGCCTGGTGCGCCATCCGAGGGCAGAACTCCACCACAGTCACATAG
- the tox4b gene encoding TOX high mobility group box family member 4b isoform X3, protein MEFPGGSDNYLTISGSGHPFLSSSECSTKPIDLFNLAGSAGGTFHTPSLGDEEFEIPPISLDPDSALTVSDVVSHFGELSDSGPSDSVVVPGNAVVEGDDPSFASTFVNAPSQGLEHLSLGVINQSGGSALLGSSLGMDLGHPIGSQFSSSSPVTIDVPLGDMSQGLLGSNQLTTIDQSELSAQLGLGLGGGNILQRSQSPEHPLSATASPTSSLQDDDMDDFRRSVLVESPVSLAVSPGVISLDPSLSESPLSTPASSVSPAVGRKGGAGGGKKGKKKKDPNEPQKPVSAYALFFRDTQAAIKGQNPNATFGEVSKIVASMWDSLGEEQKQVYKRKNEAAKRDYLKALEEYKAGHISQAPIEVMDTAPSPPPPAPAPAITATPASTLAARSTRSQHYNPEENTITNICTSNIILDLPQVTTRSRTGAIKPQPPPATTPPNPPTVTKIIIKQTPLPSGGVSVTATAASSPRQPPPLQQMQSTPPPPRLQQMVHAQAPPPLQAKPRGAATAPPPLQIKVVPSARQADSSAPIIVTSSGDTKSMSSSSLTVEVGQSGDVVTGGEEVAEEGMEVEVNVASVPSVSPAASRSICVRAGCTNPAVDSKDWDKEYCSNECVATHCRDVFMAWCAIRGQNSTTVT, encoded by the exons TTCCCTGGAGGAAGTGACAACTACCTGACAATCTCTGGGTCCGGCcatcccttcctctcctcttcagag TGTTCCACTAAACCCATTGACCTCTTCAACCTCGCTGGATCTGCTGGTGga ACGTTCCACACTCCCAGCCTCGGCGATGAGGAGTTCGAGATACCTCCCATCTCTTTGGATCCGGACTCTGCCCTCACCGTGTCCGATGTGGTGTCGCATTTCGGGGAGCTGTCGGACTCCGGACCTTCGGACAGCGTGGTGGTGCCCGGGAACGCCGTGGTGGAAGGGGACGACCCCTCCTTCGCCTCCACTTTCGTCAACGCCCCCTCGCAGGGGCTGGAGCACCTGAGCCTGGGAGTCATCAACCAGTCGGGAGGAAGTGCTTTGTTGGGGTCGTCTCTGGGGATG GATCTCGGTCATCCCATCGGCTCTCAGTTCAGCAGCTCGTCCCCGGTGACCATCGACGTCCCGCTGGGCGACATGAGCCAGGGGCTGCTGGGGTCCAACCAGTTGACCACCATCGACCAGTCGGAGCTCAGCGCTCAACTGGGGCTCGGCTTAGGAGGCGGGAACATACTGCAGCGCTCCCAGTCGCCTGAACACCCTCTGTCGGCCACGGCGTCGCCCACCAGCTCGCTCCAGGATGATGACATGGATGACTTCAGAAGG AGCGTCCTGGTGGAGTCTCCGGTCTCCCTGGCGGTCTCTCCCGGCGTCATCTCCCTCGACCCCTCGCTGTCGGAGTCCCCGCTCTCCACCCCGGCCTCCAGCGTCTCTCCAGCCGTCGGACGGAAAGGAGGAGCgggaggagggaagaaggggaagaagaagaaagacccCAACGAGCCGCAGAAACCCGTGTCGGCCTACGCGTTGTTCTTCAGGGACACGCAGGCGGCGATCAAGGGACAAAATCCCAACGCTACATTCGGAGAGGTGTCGAAGATAGTGGCGTCCATGTGGGACAGCCTGGGggaggagcagaaacag gttTACAAGAGGAAAAACGAAGCGGCAAAGAGGGATTATTTGAAAGCGTTGGAGGAGTACAAAGCTGGACATATTTCTCAG GCCCCGATTGAAGTCATGGACACCGCCCCGTCGCCCCCACCTCCAGCCCCGGCTCCCGCTATCACAGCCACACCTGCCTCCACCCTCGCCGCTCGCTCCACCAGGTCACAGCACTACAACCCCGAGGAGAACACCATCACCAACATCTGCACCTCCAACATCATCCTGGACCTGCCTCAGGTCACCACACGCTCCCGCACCGGCGCCATCAAACCCCAGCCTCCACCCGCGACCACCCCTCCGAACCCCCCCACCGTCACCAAGATCATCATCAAGCAGACGCCGCTGCCCTCCGGCGGTGTGTCCGTCACGGCAACAGCCGCCTCGTCTCCACGCCAGCCGCCGCCGCTGCAGCAGATGCAGAGCACCCCTCCTCCGCCACGGCTGCAGCAGATGGTGCACGCCCAGGCCCCGCCGCCTCTGCAGGCCAAGCCGCGAGGTGCCGCCACCGCTCCGCCTCCGCTGCAGATCAAGGTCGTCCCGTCGGCACGGCAGGCGGATTCAAGCGCGCCGATCATTGTGACGTCAAGCGGCGACACCAAGTCGATGTCGTCCTCCAGTCTGACGGTGGAGGTGGGACAGTCGGGTGACGTGGTGACGGGCGGAGAGGAAGTGGCGGAGGAAGGG ATGGAGGTTGAGGTGAACGTGGCCTCTGTCCCGAGTGTGTCTCCCGCCGCCAGCCGGAGCATTTGCGTACGCGCCGGCTGCACCAACCCGGCCGTGGACAGCAAAGACTGGGACAAGGAGTACTGCAGTAACGAGTGTGTCGCCACACACTGCAG AGACGTGTTCATGGCCTGGTGCGCCATCCGAGGGCAGAACTCCACCACAGTCACATAG
- the tox4b gene encoding TOX high mobility group box family member 4b isoform X4 produces MEFPGGSDNYLTISGSGHPFLSSSETFHTPSLGDEEFEIPPISLDPDSALTVSDVVSHFGELSDSGPSDSVVVPGNAVVEGDDPSFASTFVNAPSQGLEHLSLGVINQSGGSALLGSSLGMDLGHPIGSQFSSSSPVTIDVPLGDMSQGLLGSNQLTTIDQSELSAQLGLGLGGGNILQRSQSPEHPLSATASPTSSLQDDDMDDFRRSVLVESPVSLAVSPGVISLDPSLSESPLSTPASSVSPAVGRKGGAGGGKKGKKKKDPNEPQKPVSAYALFFRDTQAAIKGQNPNATFGEVSKIVASMWDSLGEEQKQVYKRKNEAAKRDYLKALEEYKAGHISQAPIEVMDTAPSPPPPAPAPAITATPASTLAARSTRSQHYNPEENTITNICTSNIILDLPQVTTRSRTGAIKPQPPPATTPPNPPTVTKIIIKQTPLPSGGVSVTATAASSPRQPPPLQQMQSTPPPPRLQQMVHAQAPPPLQAKPRGAATAPPPLQIKVVPSARQADSSAPIIVTSSGDTKSMSSSSLTVEVGQSGDVVTGGEEVAEEGMEVEVNVASVPSVSPAASRSICVRAGCTNPAVDSKDWDKEYCSNECVATHCRDVFMAWCAIRGQNSTTVT; encoded by the exons TTCCCTGGAGGAAGTGACAACTACCTGACAATCTCTGGGTCCGGCcatcccttcctctcctcttcagag ACGTTCCACACTCCCAGCCTCGGCGATGAGGAGTTCGAGATACCTCCCATCTCTTTGGATCCGGACTCTGCCCTCACCGTGTCCGATGTGGTGTCGCATTTCGGGGAGCTGTCGGACTCCGGACCTTCGGACAGCGTGGTGGTGCCCGGGAACGCCGTGGTGGAAGGGGACGACCCCTCCTTCGCCTCCACTTTCGTCAACGCCCCCTCGCAGGGGCTGGAGCACCTGAGCCTGGGAGTCATCAACCAGTCGGGAGGAAGTGCTTTGTTGGGGTCGTCTCTGGGGATG GATCTCGGTCATCCCATCGGCTCTCAGTTCAGCAGCTCGTCCCCGGTGACCATCGACGTCCCGCTGGGCGACATGAGCCAGGGGCTGCTGGGGTCCAACCAGTTGACCACCATCGACCAGTCGGAGCTCAGCGCTCAACTGGGGCTCGGCTTAGGAGGCGGGAACATACTGCAGCGCTCCCAGTCGCCTGAACACCCTCTGTCGGCCACGGCGTCGCCCACCAGCTCGCTCCAGGATGATGACATGGATGACTTCAGAAGG AGCGTCCTGGTGGAGTCTCCGGTCTCCCTGGCGGTCTCTCCCGGCGTCATCTCCCTCGACCCCTCGCTGTCGGAGTCCCCGCTCTCCACCCCGGCCTCCAGCGTCTCTCCAGCCGTCGGACGGAAAGGAGGAGCgggaggagggaagaaggggaagaagaagaaagacccCAACGAGCCGCAGAAACCCGTGTCGGCCTACGCGTTGTTCTTCAGGGACACGCAGGCGGCGATCAAGGGACAAAATCCCAACGCTACATTCGGAGAGGTGTCGAAGATAGTGGCGTCCATGTGGGACAGCCTGGGggaggagcagaaacag gttTACAAGAGGAAAAACGAAGCGGCAAAGAGGGATTATTTGAAAGCGTTGGAGGAGTACAAAGCTGGACATATTTCTCAG GCCCCGATTGAAGTCATGGACACCGCCCCGTCGCCCCCACCTCCAGCCCCGGCTCCCGCTATCACAGCCACACCTGCCTCCACCCTCGCCGCTCGCTCCACCAGGTCACAGCACTACAACCCCGAGGAGAACACCATCACCAACATCTGCACCTCCAACATCATCCTGGACCTGCCTCAGGTCACCACACGCTCCCGCACCGGCGCCATCAAACCCCAGCCTCCACCCGCGACCACCCCTCCGAACCCCCCCACCGTCACCAAGATCATCATCAAGCAGACGCCGCTGCCCTCCGGCGGTGTGTCCGTCACGGCAACAGCCGCCTCGTCTCCACGCCAGCCGCCGCCGCTGCAGCAGATGCAGAGCACCCCTCCTCCGCCACGGCTGCAGCAGATGGTGCACGCCCAGGCCCCGCCGCCTCTGCAGGCCAAGCCGCGAGGTGCCGCCACCGCTCCGCCTCCGCTGCAGATCAAGGTCGTCCCGTCGGCACGGCAGGCGGATTCAAGCGCGCCGATCATTGTGACGTCAAGCGGCGACACCAAGTCGATGTCGTCCTCCAGTCTGACGGTGGAGGTGGGACAGTCGGGTGACGTGGTGACGGGCGGAGAGGAAGTGGCGGAGGAAGGG ATGGAGGTTGAGGTGAACGTGGCCTCTGTCCCGAGTGTGTCTCCCGCCGCCAGCCGGAGCATTTGCGTACGCGCCGGCTGCACCAACCCGGCCGTGGACAGCAAAGACTGGGACAAGGAGTACTGCAGTAACGAGTGTGTCGCCACACACTGCAG AGACGTGTTCATGGCCTGGTGCGCCATCCGAGGGCAGAACTCCACCACAGTCACATAG
- the supt16h gene encoding FACT complex subunit SPT16, whose translation MAVNLDKEAYYRRIKRLYSNWKKAEDEFGKVDAIVVSVGVDEEIVYAKSTAIQTWLFGYELTDTIMVFCDTKIIFLASKKKVDFLKQVAVTKGNENANGVPPITLLTREKNESNKANFDKMIEAIRGSKEGKTVGIFSKDKFPGEYMKSWNDTITAEGLEKVDISAVVAYTMAVKEDGELSLMKKAAAITSEVYSKFFKERVMEIVDADEKVRHSKLAESVEKAIEEKKYLGGADPSTVEMCYPPIIQSGGNYSLKFSVVSDKNHMHFGAITCAMGIRYKSYCSNLVRTLMVDPPQEMQDNYNFLLQVEEELLKQLKHGVKICDAYTAVLEYVKKEKADLVAKLTKNLGFAMGIEFREGSLVLNAKNQYKLKKGMVLSVSLGFADLLNKDGKKDESKKYALFIGDTIQINEEEAATILTPVKKKIKNVGIFLKNDDEEDEEEEGDDAEELLGKGARSAALLADRTRNEMTAEEKRRAHQKELANHLNEEAKRRLTEQKGEQQIQKARKSNVSYKNVSQMPREKDIRDMKIFIDKKYETVVMPVFGIATPFHIATIKNISMSVEGDYTYLRINFYVPGSSLGRQEGNIFPNPDATFVKEITYRASNLKAPGDTSVPSTNLQNAFRIIKEVQKRYKTREAEEKEKEGIVKQDSLVINLNRSNPKLKDLYIRPNIAQKRMQGSLEAHTNGFRFTSVRGDKVDILYNNIKHAIFQPCDGEMIIVLHFHLKNAIMFGKRRHTDVQFYTEVGEITTDLGKHQHMHDRDDLYAEQMEREMRHKLKSAFKNFIEKVETLTKEELEFEVPFRDLGFQGAPYRSTCLLQPTSSSLVNTTEWPPFVVTLDEVELVHFERVQFHLKNFDVVIVYKDYNKKVTMINAVPVNSLDPIKEWLNSCDIKYTEGVQSLNWTKIMKTIVDDPEGFFEQGGWSFLDPESEGSGAEEDSESEMEDETFNPSADEEEEEEEDSDEDYDSETEDSDYSASVGSEEESGKDWDELEEEARKADRESHYEDEDTAAAAAATNKKRKSRSSAPPPSKKKRRS comes from the exons ATGGCGGTAAACCTGGACAAGGAAGCGTACTACCGCCGGATCAAGAGACTATACAGCAACTGGAAG AAAGCAGAAGATGAGTTCGGCAAAGTGGATGCCATCGTGGTGTCTGTGGGAGTGGACGAGGAGATCGTCTACGCCAAATCCACGGCCATACAG acGTGGCTGTTTGGCTACGAGTTGACGGACACCATCATGGTGTTCTGCGACACCAAAATCATCTTCCTCGCCAGCAAGAAGAAGGTGGATTTCCTCAAACAGGTGGCCGTGACGAAAGGCAACGAGAACGCCAACGGTGTCCCGCCCATCACCCTGCTCACCAGAGAAAAG AACGAAAGCAACAAGGCCAACTTTGACAAGATGATCGAGGCGATCAGAGGCAGCAAAGAAGGCAAAACGGTGGGCATCTTCAGCAAGGACAAGTTCCCGGGAGAGTACATGAAGAGCTGGAACGACACGATCACCGCCGAGGGGCTGGAGAAG GTGGACATCAGCGCCGTGGTTGCGTACACAATGGCGGTGAAGGAAGACGGAGAGCTGAGCCTGATGAAGAAGGCGGCGGCCATCACCAGCGAGGTTTACTCGAAGTTCTTCAAGGAGCGCGTCATGGAGATCGTTGACGCGGAcgag AAAGTGCGTCACAGCAAGCTGGCAGAGTCGGTGGAGAAGGCCATCGAGGAGAAGAAGTACCTGGGCGGTGCAGATCCCTCCACGGTGGAGATGTGTTACCCTCCGATCATCCAGAGCGGAGGCAACTACAGCCTCAAGTTCAGCGTCGTCAG CGACAAGAACCACATGCACTTCGGTGCCATCACGTGTGCCATGGGGATCCGCTACAAGTCGTACTGCTCCAACCTGGTGCGCACCCTCATGGTGGACCCCCCTCAGGAGATGCAGGACAACTACAACTTCCTGCTGCAGGTGGAAGAGGAGCTGCTCAAACAGCTCAAACACG GTGTAAAAATCTGCGACGCCTACACCGCTGTCCTGGAGTACGTGAAGAAAGAGAAGGCAGATCTCGTGGCGAAGCTGACCAAAAACCTCGG CTTTGCGATGGGAATCGAGTTCAGAGAAGGCTCCTTGGTTTTAAACGCTAAAAACcagtacaaactgaaaaaag GCATGGTGTTGAGCGTCAGCTTGGGATTTGCTGACCTCCTAAATAAAGACGGCAAGAAGGACGAGTCAAAGAAGTACGCCTTGTTCATCGGTGACACAATACAGATCAACGAG GAAGAGGCTGCCACGATACTCACACCGGtcaagaaaaagataaaaaatgtcGGGATCTTCTTGAAG AATGacgacgaggaggacgaggaggaggaaggagacgaTGCCGAGGAGCTGCTGGGGAAGGGAGCTCGCAGTGCCGCCCTGCTCGCAGACCGAACCAGA AACGAGATGACGGCGGAGGAGAAGAGGCGAGCCCACCAGAAGGAGCTGGCCAATCACCTGAACGAAGAAGCCAAGCGTCGTCTGACGGAGCAGAAAGGAGAGCAGCAGATTCAGAA GGCCAGAAAATCCAACGTGTCCTATAAGAACGTCTCTCAGATGCCCCGAGAAAAGGACATCAGAGACatgaagatcttcattgacaagAAGTACGAGACCGTCGTCATGCCCGTTTTTGGTATCGCCACGCCTTTCCACATCGCCACCATCAAG AACATCAGTATGTCTGTAGAAGGAGACTACACCTACCTGAGGATCAACTTCTACGTCCCCGGCAGCTCTCTGGGACGGCAGGAGGGAAACATCTTCCCCAACCCCGACGCCACTTTTGTTAAAGAAAT CACGTACCGAGCGTCCAACCTCAAGGCTCCCGGCGACACGTCGGTGCCCTCCACCAACCTGCAGAACGCTTTCCGCATCATCAAAGAGGTACAGAAGCGCTACAAGACACGAGAGGccgaggagaaggagaaggagggcaTCGTCAAGCAGGACTCGCTGGTCATCAACCTCAACCGCAGCAACCCTAAGCTCAAAGACCTCTACATCAGACCCAACATCGCACAGAAGAGGATGCAGGGCTCGCTGGAGGCGCATACTAATG GTTTCCGCTTCACGTCGGTCCGCGGCGATAAAGTGGACATTCTTTACAACAACATCAAACACGCCATCTTCCAGCCGTGTGACGGGGAGATGATCATCGTACTGCACTTCCACCTCAAG AACGCCATCATGTTCGGTAAGCGACGCCACACGGACGTCCAGTTCTACACGGAGGTCGGGGAGATCACCACAGACTTGGGCAAACACCAACACATGCACGACCGAGACGACCTGTACGCCGAGCAGATGGAACGGGAGATGAGGCACAAGCTCAAGTCGGCCTTCAAGAACTTCATCGAGAAGGTGGAGACGCTGACTAAAGAGGAGCTGGAGTTCGAGGTTCCCTTCAGAGACCTCGG GTTTCAGGGCGCCCCCTACAGGAGTACCTGTCTGCTGCAGCCCACGTCCAGCTCCCTCGTCAATACTACTGAATGG CCGCCGTTCGTGGTGACTCTGGACGAGGTGGAGTTGGTCCACTTTGAGCGCGTGCAGTTCCACCTGAAGAACTTCGACGTGGTCATCGTCTACAAGGACTACAACAAGAAGGTCACCATGATCAACGCCGTGCCCGTCAACTCCCTCGACCCCATCAAGGAGTGGCTCAA CTCGTGTGACATCAAGTACACAGAGGGAGTGCAGTCTCTGAACTGGACCAAGATCATGAAGACCATCGTCGACGATCCGGAGGGCTTCTTCGAGCAGGGCGGCTGGTCCTTCCTCGACCCAGAGAGCGAG GGAAGTGGCGCAGAGGAAGATTCAGAGTCTGAAATGGAGGATGAAACGTTCAACCCGTCtgcagatgaagaggaggaggaggaggaggacagtgacGAGGACTACGACTCGGAGACGGAGGACTCTG aTTACAGCGCGTCGGTCGGCAGCGAGGAGGAGAGCGGTAAAGACTGGGACGAGCTGGAGGAAGAAGCCAGGAAAG CTGACAGAGAGAGCCACTACGAGGACGAGGACACCGCCGCCGCTGCAGCTGCCACcaacaagaagagaaagagcCGGTCATCGGCCCCGCCCCCCAGCAAGAAGAAGCGACGGTCCTAA